From the Thermococcus sp. M36 genome, the window GAGGCAGCCGAAGAGGCCGAAAAAGCGACGAGGAAGTACAGCAACTACACCCTCAACATAGCACTGGCATATGGTGGAAGGAGCGAGATCACTGACGCGGTAAGGGAGATTGTAAACGACGTCCTTGAAGGGAAAATAAGTCAGGAGGACATTGACGAAGACCTGATAAAGAGGTACCTCTACTACCCCAACATGCCCGACCCCGACATAGTCATAAGGACGGGGGGAGAGATAAGGATAAGCAACTTCCTCCTTTACCAAATAGCATACAGTGAGCTGTTCTTCGTGGATGTATACTTTCCTGAGTTCAGAAAGATCGACTTCCTCAGGATAATAAGGGAGTATCAAAAGAGGCAGAGGCGCTTTGGCCGGTAGCCAATACCAGCGGGCTCCTTCAGCCGTCCGACCCTTTTTAAAGTTTTCCGCTAAAACTTATTAACGTTGGGCACAATTCTTCCACGGTGGTGATTAATGGCCTATGGTGAACTGAGCCCACGGGTTAAGAAGGTGTACTCTCAAGTAAGATACCTTGATGATTATCACTGGGAGATAGAAGGCGAGAGAATAATCGGAACTCACAAGAAGAGCAACGTCAGGGTTGTTATAGACGTGGCGGACAACCGTGAACACGCCGAAAAGATGGCCGAGGGGAGCCCCTCAGGGGGAATCCGAATAATAGCCATCCCCGACAAGAGCGTCTTCTTTGTCCACAACGGCGTCTTCATACTCACATACCGCTACCTCAAGGCTACCCTCGCGGACATAAACGACCACATCGTCTGGAGCGGCTTTAAAGTGGTGGAAGAAGGCGACAAACTCGTTCAAGAAGACTTCTACGAGTACCTGGGAGGGGCGTTCATAAACCACATAAAGAACAACATGCTCGCCGGCCAGGACTATGTCTTCTGGCAGTTCTACAGGTGCGAGGAGTGCGGCAGATATGTCGACGTCGAGAGCCTTGAGAGGCATCTTAAAGGACACGGCATCAAGCACCATGAAAAGAGCGAGGAACGCTATGAGGTCTTCGAAATAAACTTCAGGGACGGAAAGGTCTACGACAAATACGGGAAGGAGGTGCCGAAGGAAAAGTTCAGTGAGGAGGCCAGAGACTTCCTGAGTGATATCCTGGCGGGAATCTCCGGCCCGGCCGAGTAATCACTTTTTTCTGCTTTAATCAGCGGCTCAAAACAATGTACAGCAGATTCAGGGGGTGCAGCCATGGAGATGAACGTTATCGATATCTTCCGGAAGGAGTATCTCCCGGGCTCCACCATCAGCATAATATACGATGCCTACTCGTCGGCGTGGAGGATACCCATCATACTCCTCCGCCACGCACTGGAGAACGGCCACGTGGGCATTGTCTCGAATTACAGCGGGCCGCTGAGGCTGTTCTCCCGGAAGGCGTCTACAGTCGGGCTCGACGTGGAGGACGCCCTGGCAGGCAACCGGCTGGCAATAATAGACCTCTTCGGGACGAGGTACGGTTCGAGGGAGTCCCTCCCCAACGTGTTCTACCTCGACAAAGTCGAACCGGAGACCCTCAACCCGAAAATAGACCGCATCTACACAGGGCAGCTGAAGGGCATGATCGCAGGGAGGCCCGTCCTCAGGCTGGTGTATACCCTGGACGGTGTTTCCCTGCTCCTCGGCGAGGACAACACCCTTAAACTCCTCAACCAGACCCTTGCGTCCAAAAACGACCAGCTCCCCGAGTCAATACTGGTTTTGGCCCTCAACAAGGACGTTGTCTCCAAACGGTTTGTCGCGTGGGTCGCGGGGATAAGCGACTACGTCATCCTGGCGAAATCCTGGACAGAAGAAACGGGCCTCAAGGAAGCCTTGTACGTCATCTCCGCACCGT encodes:
- a CDS encoding TBP-interacting protein, yielding MAYGELSPRVKKVYSQVRYLDDYHWEIEGERIIGTHKKSNVRVVIDVADNREHAEKMAEGSPSGGIRIIAIPDKSVFFVHNGVFILTYRYLKATLADINDHIVWSGFKVVEEGDKLVQEDFYEYLGGAFINHIKNNMLAGQDYVFWQFYRCEECGRYVDVESLERHLKGHGIKHHEKSEERYEVFEINFRDGKVYDKYGKEVPKEKFSEEARDFLSDILAGISGPAE